From one Longimicrobium sp. genomic stretch:
- a CDS encoding aerobic carbon-monoxide dehydrogenase large subunit yields the protein MTDPIATIPDAGAAPGTELPLEIEIAPVAAPRTSAEVCGMGHSMKRKEDPRFIRGRGRYVDDVVLPGMLYLDIVRSPFAHARIKSINTERALQVPGVLAVITGETLKQFNLHWMPTLMSDTQMVLPTDTVMYQAQEVAAVVATDRYAAADGVDAVEVDYEPLPVVVDPFKALEPGAPVLRTDKEGKTDNRVFHWEVGDRKATEAAFASADVVVAEDIYLPRIHVASIETCGCVADFDRVTGKLTVHLTTQAPHAIRTVVALVAGHVGLSEEKIRIISPDIGGGFGGKVPVYPGYVIAIAASVVIGKPVKWIEDRMENLQADSFARDYHMHAELAATRDGTMQALRIRTVADHGYADAAANPSKFPAGLFSVCTGSYDLKQAFVEVDAAYTNKPPGGIAYRCSFRVTEAVHAIERMVDVLAHRLEMDPADLRLKNFIRPERFPYRSALGWEYDSGNYSAALHRAMERIGYADLRREQAEKRARGELMGIGISSFTEIVGAGPSKQFDILGIKMFDSAEIRVHPTGKAIARFGTKSQGQGHETTYAQIVAEELGIPAAHVEVEEGDTDTAPYGLGTYASRSTPVAAAACAVAARKIRDKARKIAAHLLEVSEDDLEWEPGRFFVRGAPQKEKTIQDVALAAYTNHPQGMEAGLEAVHYYDPPNLTFPFGSYIAVVDIDRGTGMVKVRRFVAVDDCGNVINPMIVEGQVHGGLTMGLAPALFEEITYDVEGNIQGGSFMDYLLPTAMETPRWETDRTVTPSPHHPLGAKGVGESATVGAPPAIANAVVDALAHLGVTHIDIPITPEKVWTILHEKGVAE from the coding sequence ATGACCGATCCCATCGCAACCATCCCGGACGCGGGTGCCGCTCCGGGGACCGAGCTCCCGCTGGAGATCGAGATCGCCCCCGTCGCCGCGCCGCGCACGTCGGCCGAGGTGTGCGGGATGGGGCACTCGATGAAGCGCAAGGAGGATCCCCGCTTCATCCGCGGCCGCGGGCGCTACGTCGACGACGTCGTCCTCCCGGGGATGCTGTACCTGGACATCGTCCGCTCCCCCTTCGCCCACGCCAGGATCAAGTCGATCAACACCGAGCGCGCGCTGCAGGTGCCCGGCGTTCTCGCGGTGATCACCGGTGAGACGCTGAAGCAGTTCAACCTGCACTGGATGCCGACGCTGATGTCGGACACCCAGATGGTGCTGCCGACGGACACGGTGATGTACCAGGCGCAGGAGGTGGCCGCCGTGGTCGCCACCGACCGCTACGCCGCCGCCGACGGGGTCGACGCGGTGGAGGTCGACTACGAGCCGCTCCCCGTGGTCGTCGACCCCTTCAAGGCGCTTGAGCCCGGCGCGCCGGTGCTCAGGACGGACAAGGAGGGGAAGACCGACAACCGCGTCTTCCACTGGGAGGTGGGAGATCGGAAAGCGACGGAGGCCGCGTTCGCCTCGGCCGACGTGGTCGTGGCGGAGGACATCTACCTCCCGCGCATCCACGTGGCGTCGATCGAGACCTGCGGCTGCGTGGCCGACTTCGACCGGGTGACGGGGAAGCTCACCGTCCATCTCACCACGCAGGCGCCGCACGCCATCCGCACCGTGGTCGCGCTGGTCGCCGGGCACGTGGGCCTGTCGGAGGAGAAGATCCGCATCATCTCCCCCGACATCGGCGGCGGCTTCGGGGGGAAGGTGCCCGTCTACCCCGGCTACGTGATCGCCATCGCCGCCTCCGTCGTCATCGGCAAGCCGGTGAAGTGGATCGAGGACCGGATGGAGAATCTCCAGGCCGACTCGTTCGCGCGCGACTACCACATGCACGCCGAGCTGGCCGCGACGCGCGACGGGACGATGCAGGCGCTGCGCATCCGCACCGTCGCCGACCACGGCTACGCGGACGCGGCGGCAAACCCGTCGAAGTTCCCCGCGGGGCTCTTCTCCGTCTGCACCGGCTCGTACGACCTGAAGCAGGCGTTCGTGGAGGTCGACGCGGCGTACACCAACAAGCCGCCGGGCGGCATCGCCTACCGCTGCTCTTTCCGCGTCACCGAGGCCGTCCACGCCATCGAGCGGATGGTGGACGTCCTCGCGCACCGGCTGGAGATGGACCCGGCCGACCTGCGGCTGAAGAACTTCATCCGCCCCGAGCGCTTCCCCTACCGCTCCGCGCTGGGATGGGAGTACGACAGCGGCAACTACTCCGCCGCGCTGCACCGGGCGATGGAGCGCATCGGCTACGCGGATCTCAGGAGAGAGCAGGCGGAGAAGCGCGCCCGCGGCGAGCTGATGGGGATCGGCATCTCCAGCTTCACGGAGATCGTGGGCGCCGGCCCGAGCAAGCAGTTCGACATCCTGGGGATCAAGATGTTCGACTCGGCGGAGATCCGGGTACATCCCACCGGGAAGGCGATCGCCCGCTTCGGCACGAAGTCGCAGGGCCAGGGGCACGAGACCACCTACGCGCAGATCGTGGCGGAGGAGCTCGGCATCCCCGCCGCGCACGTGGAGGTGGAGGAGGGAGATACGGACACCGCGCCGTACGGGCTGGGGACGTATGCCAGCCGGTCGACGCCCGTCGCCGCCGCGGCGTGCGCCGTGGCCGCGCGGAAGATCCGCGACAAGGCGCGGAAGATCGCCGCGCACCTGCTGGAGGTGAGCGAGGACGACCTGGAGTGGGAGCCCGGCCGATTCTTCGTGCGCGGCGCGCCGCAGAAGGAGAAGACCATCCAGGACGTGGCCCTGGCCGCGTACACCAACCATCCGCAGGGGATGGAGGCGGGGCTCGAGGCGGTGCACTACTACGACCCGCCGAACCTGACCTTCCCCTTCGGCAGCTACATCGCCGTGGTCGACATCGACCGGGGAACGGGGATGGTGAAGGTGCGCCGGTTCGTGGCCGTGGACGACTGCGGCAACGTCATCAACCCCATGATCGTGGAGGGGCAGGTCCACGGCGGGCTGACGATGGGCCTCGCGCCCGCGCTGTTCGAGGAGATCACGTACGACGTGGAGGGCAACATCCAGGGCGGCAGCTTCATGGACTACCTGCTCCCCACCGCGATGGAGACACCGCGCTGGGAGACGGACCGCACCGTCACCCCCAGTCCGCACCACCCGCTCGGCGCGAAAGGCGTCGGCGAGTCGGCGACGGTGGGCGCCCCGCCCGCCATCGCCAACGCGGTGGTCGACGCACTCGCGCACCTGGGGGTGACCCACATCGACATCCCCATCACCCCCGAGAAGGTGTGGACCATCCTACACGAGAAGGGGGTGGCGGAGTAG
- a CDS encoding xanthine dehydrogenase family protein subunit M produces MIPAPFDYHAPETLADAIALLRRHGDDAKVLSGGQSLLPLLKLRMGWAGQLIDIGRIAGLDYIREENGFLKIGGRTRESALERSDLIRQRYPILHDTAVVIADPLVRNRATVGGNLAHADPANDHPATMLALRAEVVAIGGRGMRVIPIDQFFTGLFTTALAGDEILIEIRVPTPPAGSGGAYVKLERKVGDFATAAAAAQVTLAADGTVERVGIGLTAAGPTPIRASAAETFLAGKAPDAEVIAEAARLAGEAAMPSPDRRGSVEYKRNMARVLTGRALNRALERAGG; encoded by the coding sequence ATGATCCCCGCACCATTCGACTACCACGCCCCGGAAACGCTGGCCGACGCCATCGCCCTGCTGCGCCGGCACGGCGACGACGCCAAGGTGCTGTCCGGCGGCCAGAGCCTGCTGCCGCTGCTCAAGCTGCGGATGGGCTGGGCCGGCCAGCTCATCGACATCGGGCGCATCGCCGGGCTGGACTACATCCGCGAGGAGAACGGCTTCCTGAAGATCGGCGGCCGCACCCGCGAGTCCGCGCTCGAGCGCTCGGATCTCATCCGCCAGCGCTACCCCATCCTCCACGACACCGCCGTCGTCATCGCCGACCCGCTGGTCCGCAACCGCGCCACCGTCGGCGGCAACCTGGCGCACGCCGATCCCGCGAACGATCACCCCGCGACCATGCTGGCGCTGCGCGCCGAGGTCGTGGCCATCGGCGGGCGGGGGATGCGCGTGATCCCCATCGACCAGTTCTTCACCGGGCTGTTCACCACCGCGCTGGCGGGCGACGAGATCCTGATCGAGATCCGCGTCCCCACGCCGCCGGCCGGGAGCGGCGGCGCGTACGTCAAGCTCGAGCGCAAGGTGGGCGACTTCGCCACGGCGGCGGCCGCCGCGCAGGTGACGCTCGCGGCCGACGGCACCGTCGAGCGCGTGGGGATCGGGCTCACCGCCGCGGGCCCGACGCCCATCCGCGCCTCCGCGGCGGAGACATTCCTCGCCGGGAAGGCGCCCGACGCGGAGGTGATCGCGGAGGCCGCGCGGCTGGCCGGCGAGGCGGCGATGCCGTCGCCCGACCGGCGGGGATCGGTGGAATACAAGCGCAACATGGCACGCGTGCTCACCGGCCGCGCGCTCAACCGGGCCCTCGAACGCGCGGGAGGATGA
- a CDS encoding SRPBCC family protein has product MEISKSFVVNAPAAAAWEFLTEPARVVRCLPGAALGEQVDEHSHAGTISIKVGPVQASYRGTMRFERLDRDALTAEISAQGQETRGRGGAKMTMTSRLVEITPSETEIHVTSDVQVMGVLAQFGRGMIQDVSDQLFQKFVDCARATLESPAPAEAAPATPVPATIPIADAGPPIDPGSPVPSAAAAVPLAAASAVPAATLPVAGEPIDALSLGGAALGRAAGRAARRPVVWVAALAIVLVVVWLFRR; this is encoded by the coding sequence ATGGAGATCTCCAAGAGCTTCGTGGTGAACGCGCCGGCGGCGGCGGCGTGGGAGTTCCTGACCGAGCCCGCGCGCGTGGTCCGCTGCCTTCCCGGTGCCGCGCTCGGCGAGCAGGTGGACGAGCACTCGCACGCAGGCACCATCAGCATCAAGGTCGGCCCGGTGCAGGCGTCCTACCGCGGCACCATGCGCTTCGAGCGGCTGGACCGCGACGCGCTGACCGCCGAGATCTCCGCGCAGGGGCAGGAGACGCGCGGCCGCGGCGGCGCGAAGATGACCATGACCAGCCGCCTGGTGGAGATCACGCCGAGCGAGACGGAGATCCACGTCACCTCCGACGTGCAGGTGATGGGCGTCCTCGCCCAGTTCGGCCGCGGGATGATCCAGGACGTCAGTGACCAGCTCTTCCAGAAGTTCGTCGACTGCGCCCGCGCGACCCTCGAATCCCCCGCCCCGGCCGAGGCCGCGCCCGCCACGCCCGTCCCCGCAACCATCCCCATCGCCGACGCGGGGCCGCCGATCGACCCCGGCTCGCCCGTGCCGTCCGCCGCCGCGGCCGTGCCCCTCGCCGCGGCGTCCGCGGTGCCCGCCGCCACGCTCCCCGTCGCGGGCGAGCCCATCGACGCGCTGTCGCTGGGCGGCGCGGCGCTGGGGCGGGCCGCGGGACGGGCCGCGCGCCGTCCCGTCGTCTGGGTCGCCGCCCTCGCCATCGTGCTCGTCGTGGTCTGGCTCTTCCGCCGCTGA
- a CDS encoding isoprenylcysteine carboxylmethyltransferase family protein, which produces MLLAVMLLVRAAGARLVYRVNPGLLRERAGLPIHGDQPWADRLLLLAVLATGFLGLPAIAGLDVFRWHMLHRPPPLLSGIGLILFALGWSIKNLALRANAFATTVVRLQSERAHVVADSGVYAVVRHPFYAADPLILAGLGLWLESYLAVLCAVIPVALMVIRLRLEERFLRRELPGYNDYMVRVPHRLIPGVW; this is translated from the coding sequence GTGCTGCTGGCGGTGATGCTGCTCGTCAGGGCCGCCGGCGCGCGCCTCGTCTATCGCGTCAATCCCGGCCTGCTTCGGGAGCGTGCCGGGTTGCCGATTCACGGTGATCAACCCTGGGCCGACAGACTGCTCCTGCTCGCGGTGCTGGCGACGGGGTTCCTGGGACTGCCTGCCATCGCTGGACTCGATGTGTTCCGTTGGCACATGCTCCATCGGCCCCCGCCGCTGCTCAGCGGCATCGGCCTCATCCTGTTCGCGCTCGGCTGGAGCATCAAGAATCTCGCGCTTCGGGCGAACGCGTTCGCGACCACCGTCGTTCGCCTGCAGAGCGAGCGCGCGCACGTCGTGGCCGACTCCGGAGTCTATGCCGTCGTTCGGCACCCATTCTACGCCGCCGATCCGCTCATCCTCGCAGGTCTCGGACTGTGGCTGGAGTCGTACTTGGCGGTGCTGTGCGCAGTCATACCAGTCGCGCTGATGGTGATACGGCTCCGCCTGGAGGAGCGCTTCCTCCGGCGCGAATTGCCGGGTTACAACGACTACATGGTGCGGGTGCCGCATCGACTCATCCCTGGCGTCTGGTAG
- a CDS encoding (2Fe-2S)-binding protein: protein MAEHTIHVTINGAAHEETVDSRLLLVHFLRERLRLTGTHIGCDTTHCGACTVVMDGEPVKSCTVLAVQADGSDILTVEGLEKDGKLHPLQEGFWQEHGLQCGYCTPGMLMTSFALLGRNPSPTEPEIREAISGNLCRCTGYVNIVKSIQFASAQLAGAGAAEEVSS, encoded by the coding sequence ATGGCCGAGCACACCATCCACGTCACCATCAACGGCGCCGCGCACGAGGAAACGGTGGACTCGCGCCTCCTGCTCGTGCACTTCCTGCGCGAGCGGCTGCGGCTCACCGGCACGCACATCGGCTGCGACACCACGCACTGCGGCGCCTGCACCGTGGTGATGGACGGCGAGCCGGTGAAGAGCTGCACCGTGCTGGCCGTGCAGGCCGACGGCAGCGACATCCTCACGGTGGAAGGATTGGAGAAGGACGGGAAGCTGCACCCGCTGCAGGAGGGCTTCTGGCAGGAGCACGGGCTGCAGTGCGGCTACTGCACGCCCGGAATGCTGATGACGAGCTTCGCCCTGCTCGGCCGCAATCCCTCGCCGACGGAGCCGGAGATCCGCGAGGCCATCTCCGGCAACCTGTGCCGCTGCACCGGCTACGTGAACATCGTCAAGTCGATCCAGTTCGCCTCTGCCCAGCTGGCCGGGGCGGGCGCGGCCGAGGAGGTGTCGTCATGA